agtagctgtgtgtgtgtgtgtgtgtgtgatcccCACACATGGAATTTAGACAGAAAATCCCGTGCCTGAGGCTTCACCACCACTACTGTCTTGGTATATTCTTCGTCCTAGGACTTGAATACCCTGGGTGAATTGGGACAGACTTAAGTTCCCTTGAATCTCTTTGTTTagtgtagaaaaaaattttaacttttctatGAACTTTCACTGTTGAAATacttggattttttctttttcttgtctagtGAGCCAGACCGAGGAAGGCTGACTCCGTCCCCAGACATCATTGTTTTATCTGATAATGAGGCTTCCAGTCCCCGTTCCAGCTCCCGGATGGAAGAAAGACTCAAAGCAGCCAACCTAGAGATGTTTAaggtaaaaaagagagaaaaaagaaaagataatttctttcttcattttttgctcCTCCTATGTAAGAGTCCCAGTTCTGTGTTTTTATGGTTTacttttttaatctaaataatTACCCATTGATGAAAATTTCTTTTCCCAttgatgaaactttttttttttttttaagattttatttatttatttgacagacagagatcacaagtaggcagagaggcaggcagagagagagagaggaggaagcaggctccccgctgagcagagagcccgatgcaggactcggtcccgggaccccgagatcatgacctgagccgaaggcagcggctcaacccactgagccacccaggtgcccctgatgaaaCTTTTCATAAGTAATTCTCAACCTCAAGGGCATGccctttaattatttaatttttagatttttttttttaagattttattttatgttgttttttaaagatttatgtatttttatttgagagaagacaagctggggaagaagcagagggaaagggagactctCACTCAGACTCCCCCCTggctgagcccaatgtggggctcggtcccctgacccaagctgaagtcaagagtcggacattcaaccaactgagccccctagATGccctgaaagaattttttttttttttaagattttatttatgtggcagagggagagagcacaagcgggggaagaggcagagggagaagcaggctcctccttaccgagcagagtccgatgcggggctccatcccaagtccccgggatcatgacctgagccgaaggcagacacccaaccaactgagccccccgggcgccctGCCACTGAAGAtactatttttaagtaacctctacacccaacatgggactctaacctacaaccccaagatcaagagtcatgcgcTCCACCTACTTACTGAGCTAGCCACGTGCCCCAAGGGCATGCCCTTTGACAGGGAATCACTATAACCAAGTGAAGAATACAGTTTGACAGAGCATATTGAGTATAACTTACCtttggaaaacacaaaaacaaaactttatttgtCACATAAACTCTAGGCTAGAACCACCCTATCCTGGTTCTCATAATATGAAGGGATTCCTAAGTGTTTATGCATATCTAGAAGAAACTTGGCTTTAAAAGATccagaaacattattttaaaggaaagcagTGTCTCCCTGTGGCCATTCTTCTGTTTTGCCAGAAGTCTGGTTGATTGCAGTTTATTTGTGGTCTCTTCTCTGACTCTGTGAGCACTTGTGAGCACCTGCTGAATACCacgccctgtgctgggctccggGACAGAAAGACGCCCATTCTGGTGCTGCTTCTGCTTGGTCGGGAGACCATTCCAGCCCAGGAGGAAGCCTCATCTTGCAGGAAGGGACTCTGTCTGGGCGCATGCCCCCCTCGCTCACCGCCTCCTGTCTCCTCAGGGGAAAGGCATGGAGGAACGGCAGCAGCTCATCAAGCAGCTGAGAGATGAGCTACGGTTGGAGGAAGCTCGGCTGGTGCtgttaaagaaactgaggcagagccaGCTACAGAAAGAGAACGTGGTCCAGAAGGTATTATGCCCTAGAAATGCATGTCTGGGTTTGAGAATGGACTTCCCAGGTAGGTTCCATTGGGTGGCCTGTTCTTCTCTGGTCCCATGGGTTTTCGTTTCTAAGAATAGtggtggtttctgtttttgtttcatcttaggctttttttttttttttttttttttttaagattttatttatttatttgacagagagatcacaagtagtcagagcagcaggcagagagagagggaagcagactctttgctaagcagagagcctgatgcggggctcgatcccaggaccctgagatcatgacctgagccaaagcagaggcttaacccactgagccacccaggcgcccatctttaTCTTAGGCTTTAATCAAGAAAACCTTGATTccatttttctcagttttccttCTGGTCAACAGAGGCTTCACCCCAACAAGGAATTTTGAAAGTCTGGGAATGTGCCGGGCTTGTACTCTGTCTCTGGTGTTTTCTCCCCTCAGACCCCAGTCGTGCAGAATGCCGCATCCATTGTTCAGCCGGCTCCTGCCCATGGGGGACAGCAGGGCCTGTCCAAGCTCCCCTCCCGGCCCGGAGCCCAAGGGGTTGAACCACAGAGTCTGAGAACATTACAGGTATGTGACCCACCTTGGGGTCTTTGTGTTGGAGAGCCCTGTGTCTCCCATCTCTGGTTTGGGACTTTGGTGACAATTATAGAAGAacctggctgggggaggggtgctgtcACCCACGATCCTGGGTCCCCCTGGCATGACTTGCTGTGTGGTGCTAGGCGGTGTAGTAATCCCCACCGTCCATCTGGACATTTCTAGCTCTGCCCCTTTCCATCTAGCTTCTACCAAGAAAAACCAGGGAATTCCTGCTGCTGATCAAGATTTACACTGATGATGCATTTATTCAGTAGAACGTTAGACAAAGTTACCAAGTCTGCATTTCCACTCAGCTGGGCATTACAGTGTTACCTCATTAGCATTTTGGTGGGGCATTTTACCAGCTATGActacttcttttcctctttccccctcAGGGTCACAGTGTCATCCGCTCGGCGGCCAATACCGCCCTCCCACACATGCTGATGTCTCAGCGTGTTATCGCACCAAACCCTGCCCAGCTACAGGGCCAGCGGGGCCCACCCAAGCCTGGCCTTGTGCGCACCACAACACCCAGCATGAACTCTGCCATCAACTACCAGCCGGTAAGAGAGCcctggtggggaggcagggaagtCTTTGATCACTTTCCCTGTTAGGACCATAGCGTTGAAGGTTTGGACGCAGAGAAGATGTAGGACAACCCGGGCAGTTCTGGTGGAGTTCGGATGGACAGCAGTCCTGACGAGAGTACTGGCCGGGGGAGCCCCTGAGGACAGGAGTGGGCAAGGCGGGTGGCGCAGTGAGTAGCGGCGAGTCAGCCTGCCTAGAAGGAAGCAGGGGCCTGGGGGAGAGGTCgcaggacagaggacagagggcACCCCCGTTTTCCTCTGAGCTGCTATCCTCGCCGCTGCCGTCCTCTGCGGTGTGCCGGAAATCTTTGTCCTTGAGGTCGGACACCTCCTGGCTTTTCCTGAGCTCGGGGCAAGCTTGGCAGTGCAGGCGGGGCTCAGAGAGTGTGTTCTGCCATGAAGGCAAGACTTGGTCCTTGCTCGCACATGCCGTCACTGACCGCTGCGCTCCCTGCGTTCCAGCAGTCGAGTTCTTCTGTTCCCTGCCAGCGCACAGCATCCTCCGCCATCTACATGAACCTTGCCTCTCACATCCAGCCAGGGACCGTGAACAGAGTGTCCTCACCACTTCCCAGCCCTAGCGCCATGACTGACGCCGCCAACTCCCAGGCCGCAGCCAAGCTGGCACTCCGCAAACAGCTAGAAAAGACCCTCCTGGAGATCCCGCCCCCGAAGCCCCCCGCTCCCCTGCTCCACTTCCTGCCTAGTGCAGCCAACAGCGAGTTCATCTACATGGTGGGCTTGGAAGAGGTCGTACAGAGCGTCATCGACAGCCAAGGTGAGGCCGCCAGGCCTGACGGACATGGGCCGAGGCTCGCGGGGGACCGTCTGCCTCCAAGTGACCTCTCCTCCTCTTGCCGCACTCCCTCCGTTGTTCAGAGGCTGTTCAGGAACAACACAGCAGAAATGCTTTTCATGGGTCTGCATAGCTTAGGCTTcgtatttttactgtattttgtgtatttttgcaGTTCATTGTTTAGTTTTCAATGGTGCCTGGCACCGTGGGTGCATTTCCGATGGCTGGAGCACTTGCTGTTCACGTCTGTGTGCGGGTGGCACTGTGCTACGTTGTCGTGCCCTGTCCCTGCCATTTGAGGACTCAGAGTTGAGAAAGTAGGACTTCTGGAGGACGTGGGCGGTCCTAGTCGTGGCTGGACCGGGCTGGGATATATTAACACTAACAAGTTACCACGCCTGAATTTCCAAACTCGTGGTCTTAGGGGGGAATACGTGACGGTAGGGGCGAGTGCCTGAGGGACTCAGTCCTGACTCGCAGCAGATCTCGGAGGGAGCGATTCGGACACTGATGGCTAAAAATTGTGAACTTCTGGGCCAGGGCTGAGTGCGGTCTGACGTAGAAAGACGCTGTGGAGCAGAAGTGTTGGCGGAGTCGGACGGAGTCCGGTGGAACGAAACAGGTTTCCGTCTCGCTGGTCGAGGAAGTCAGGGCACGTGGGTTCTCGGGCGGCTTGGCCGTGAGCGGCCACACTTGGACTCGTCTCTAAACAGGGTGCTGTGCGCCGAATTCCCTGAGGTGGTGTTGTGACagtcaaataaaatgaaactattttcTAAATTGTAGAGTCTCCTTACTTAAGCAGAATAACCTTCTGAAAAATTGGTTGGAAGAGGAATCGGGGTGGGAAGCACGAGCGCCTCATTGTTCTTCTCATTGGCGTCTAGGCAAGAGCTGCGCTTCGCTCCTGCGGGTCGAACCCTTTGTCTGCGCCCAGTGCCGCACAGACTTCACCCCGCACTGGAAGCAGGAGAAGAACGGGAAGATCCTGTGTGAGCAGTGCATGACCTCCAACCAGAAGAAGGCTCTGAAGGCCGAGCACACCAACCGGCTGAAAAACGCGTTTGTTAAAGCCCTACAGCAGGAGCAGGTAAGATCGCGCACTCGGCAGCCCCTGCTTCGGTGGGGCTTTCCCAAGAGGTAGTTCATTCTGGTTCAGCAGGGTTGTCTGTGACCCCCCCCCAGTCCCTGATGACCTGGA
This portion of the Mustela lutreola isolate mMusLut2 chromosome 14, mMusLut2.pri, whole genome shotgun sequence genome encodes:
- the GATAD2B gene encoding transcriptional repressor p66-beta isoform X1 yields the protein MDRMTEDALRLNLLKRSLDPADERDDVLAKRLKMEGHEAMERLKMLALLKRKDLANLEVPHELPTKQDGGGIKGYEEKLNGSLRPHGDGRAAGRPGKENISDEPVDMSARRSEPDRGRLTPSPDIIVLSDNEASSPRSSSRMEERLKAANLEMFKGKGMEERQQLIKQLRDELRLEEARLVLLKKLRQSQLQKENVVQKTPVVQNAASIVQPAPAHGGQQGLSKLPSRPGAQGVEPQSLRTLQGHSVIRSAANTALPHMLMSQRVIAPNPAQLQGQRGPPKPGLVRTTTPSMNSAINYQPSSSSVPCQRTASSAIYMNLASHIQPGTVNRVSSPLPSPSAMTDAANSQAAAKLALRKQLEKTLLEIPPPKPPAPLLHFLPSAANSEFIYMVGLEEVVQSVIDSQGKSCASLLRVEPFVCAQCRTDFTPHWKQEKNGKILCEQCMTSNQKKALKAEHTNRLKNAFVKALQQEQEIEQRLQQQAALSPTAAPAVSSVSKQDTIMRHHTLRQAPQPQSSLQRGIPTSARSMLSNFAQAPQLSVPGGLLGMPGVNIAYLNTGIGGHKAPSLADRQREYLLDMIPPRSIAQSISGQK
- the GATAD2B gene encoding transcriptional repressor p66-beta isoform X2; the encoded protein is MDRMTEDALRLNLLKRSLDPADERDDVLAKRLKMEGHEAMERLKMLALLKRKDLANLEVPHELPTKQDGGGIKGYEEKLNGSLRPHGDGRAAGRPGKENISDEPVDMSARRSEPDRGRLTPSPDIIVLSDNEASSPRSSSRMEERLKAANLEMFKGKGMEERQQLIKQLRDELRLEEARLVLLKKLRQSQLQKENVVQKTPVVQNAASIVQPAPAHGGQQGLSKLPSRPGAQGVEPQSLRTLQGHSVIRSAANTALPHMLMSQRVIAPNPAQLQGQRGPPKPGLVRTTTPSMNSAINYQPQSSSSVPCQRTASSAIYMNLASHIQPGTVNRVSSPLPSPSAMTDAANSQAAAKLALRKQLEKTLLEIPPPKPPAPLLHFLPSAANSEFIYMVGLEEVVQSVIDSQGKSCASLLRVEPFVCAQCRTDFTPHWKQEKNGKILCEQCMTSNQKKALKAEHTNRLKNAFVKALQQEQEIEQRLQQQAALSPTAAPAVSSVSKQDTIMRHHTLRQAPQPQSSLQRGIPTSARSMLSNFAQAPQLSVPGGLLGMPGVNIAYLNTGIGGHKAPSLADRQREYLLDMIPPRSIAQSISGQK